One region of Prosthecobacter dejongeii genomic DNA includes:
- a CDS encoding DJ-1 family glyoxalase III, which yields MASRVLCLLAEGFEEIETITPVDLLRRAGIEVVLAALGDHLLVKGRCSVLIQADSYLSELNTSDFDLLFLPGGPGVAYLRQDGRAGALAKEFMRSGRKVAAICAAPLVLHDAGLLEGKKYTAHDSTYAVLTEAEPAEQVIVDGHLITSRGAGTAFIFGLALISALLTEAEASIVARSVMA from the coding sequence ATGGCATCACGCGTACTTTGCCTTCTTGCCGAAGGTTTTGAAGAAATCGAAACGATTACCCCCGTGGATCTTCTGCGCCGTGCGGGCATCGAAGTGGTGCTGGCAGCCCTTGGAGATCACCTTCTGGTCAAAGGACGATGCAGCGTCTTGATCCAGGCGGACTCCTATTTAAGCGAGCTAAATACAAGCGATTTTGACCTGCTTTTCCTTCCTGGAGGTCCGGGTGTGGCCTACCTGCGGCAGGATGGACGTGCGGGTGCTTTGGCCAAGGAGTTTATGCGATCTGGACGAAAAGTCGCTGCCATCTGTGCCGCTCCGCTGGTTCTACATGATGCCGGTCTCCTGGAAGGGAAAAAATACACGGCGCATGACTCGACCTACGCAGTCTTGACGGAGGCCGAGCCTGCCGAACAGGTCATAGTCGATGGACATCTCATCACGTCTCGTGGAGCCGGCACAGCTTTCATCTTTGGCTTAGCCTTAATATCTGCTCTTCTGACAGAAGCAGAGGCGTCCATCGTCGCACGGTCCGTTATGGCCTAA
- a CDS encoding M48 family metalloprotease, translated as MAPSFDGDGRHGIGCHPRIILALLIMGGTLAYHYLGTTEYENEFTGRTQRLAFATAQEEIALGLQSAPMMIRQMGGQSRDAQAQALVDRVGAKLVQSTLARQTPYRFEFHLLADRQTVNAFALPGGQIFITEALFRLFKNEDQLAGVLGHEIGHVVGRHSNEQMATSKLWQGLASGAGILLSDGQSNAGTQIAGMVANMRVMKYGRDDELESDALGVRFLIEAGYNPEAMIGVMEILASASKGGGQPEFMSTHPAPENRVELIREVIAKYRNK; from the coding sequence ATGGCACCCTCGTTTGATGGAGACGGCCGACACGGCATCGGCTGCCATCCACGCATCATTCTAGCCCTTCTTATCATGGGAGGCACCCTGGCTTATCATTACCTAGGTACGACCGAATATGAAAACGAATTCACCGGCCGCACACAGCGGCTCGCCTTTGCCACAGCACAAGAAGAAATAGCCCTAGGCCTACAGTCTGCACCGATGATGATCCGACAGATGGGAGGGCAATCCCGCGATGCTCAGGCCCAGGCATTGGTGGATCGTGTGGGAGCTAAGCTAGTGCAAAGCACCCTAGCACGCCAAACGCCTTATCGTTTTGAGTTTCATCTTCTTGCAGATCGTCAAACGGTGAATGCGTTCGCCCTTCCTGGAGGGCAAATTTTCATCACAGAAGCCCTCTTCCGGCTTTTTAAAAATGAAGATCAACTCGCCGGGGTTTTAGGACATGAGATCGGTCATGTTGTTGGTCGTCATTCCAATGAGCAAATGGCCACAAGCAAGCTCTGGCAAGGCCTAGCCTCAGGAGCAGGCATCTTGCTTTCTGATGGTCAAAGCAATGCGGGCACTCAAATCGCGGGCATGGTGGCGAACATGCGAGTCATGAAGTATGGACGAGATGACGAATTGGAATCTGACGCTTTAGGTGTGCGCTTTCTTATTGAGGCAGGCTACAATCCCGAAGCCATGATTGGGGTGATGGAGATCCTTGCCTCGGCCTCGAAGGGCGGCGGTCAGCCTGAATTTATGAGCACGCACCCTGCGCCAGAAAACCGTGTGGAGCTAATCCGTGAGGTGATCGCTAAATATCGTAACAAGTAA